A single genomic interval of uncultured Desulfobacter sp. harbors:
- a CDS encoding amidohydrolase, producing the protein MKNDFFIHNGILLTMEDGLPVIENGFVHIKQGKIADCGPAVPGQVRDLAQNGAIQIDACGGIIMPGLVNGHTHTPMSMFRGLADDLPLDVWLNEHIFPAEARNINPESVAQWTAHSCREMLAGGITTCCDGYFLESHAAKAMADSGIRAVAGQGVIDFPAPGVPDPSNNIGHAKDFIEKTGNLSPRISPSIFCHSPYTCSKQTLVAGKNLARDKGVLFQIHTAETRAEPGMIKENTGLSVIAYLDSLGILDPETLLIHCVWLDENDIGIIAKRGCGVIHCPESNMKLASGVAPVPDMVAAGLTVGLGTDGCASNNDQDMFSEMDTAAKLHKAVRLDPCVMDARTCLKMATIDGAKALGLGDVTGSIGPGKAADIIVVDTTGLHMTPMHDPYSGLVYAARASDVFWVMVDGKVRFNRL; encoded by the coding sequence ATGAAAAACGACTTTTTTATACATAACGGCATCCTTTTAACCATGGAAGATGGCCTCCCCGTGATTGAAAACGGGTTCGTCCATATTAAACAGGGCAAAATTGCGGATTGCGGGCCCGCAGTCCCCGGACAGGTAAGAGATCTGGCCCAAAACGGTGCAATACAGATTGACGCCTGCGGCGGAATTATTATGCCCGGACTTGTGAACGGGCACACCCATACCCCCATGTCCATGTTCCGGGGGCTGGCCGATGACCTGCCCCTGGATGTATGGCTCAATGAACATATTTTCCCTGCCGAGGCACGGAACATAAACCCGGAATCCGTGGCGCAATGGACGGCCCACTCCTGCCGGGAGATGCTGGCCGGCGGCATCACCACATGCTGCGACGGCTATTTCCTGGAAAGCCATGCGGCAAAGGCCATGGCAGACAGCGGTATCCGGGCCGTGGCCGGCCAGGGTGTGATTGACTTCCCCGCCCCGGGTGTCCCTGATCCGTCCAACAATATTGGTCATGCCAAAGACTTTATCGAAAAAACCGGCAACCTGTCTCCAAGAATATCCCCATCTATTTTCTGTCATTCACCCTACACGTGTTCAAAACAGACCCTTGTGGCGGGAAAAAACCTTGCCCGGGACAAGGGGGTCCTGTTCCAGATCCATACGGCAGAAACCCGGGCCGAGCCGGGTATGATCAAAGAAAATACAGGCCTGTCCGTGATCGCCTATCTGGACAGCCTGGGCATCCTTGACCCGGAAACCCTTTTAATCCACTGCGTATGGCTGGATGAAAACGACATTGGAATTATTGCCAAACGTGGATGCGGGGTAATCCATTGCCCGGAATCCAATATGAAACTGGCATCCGGGGTGGCACCGGTGCCCGACATGGTGGCAGCCGGTCTGACCGTGGGCCTTGGCACGGACGGATGCGCGTCCAACAATGACCAGGATATGTTTTCTGAAATGGACACGGCGGCCAAACTGCATAAGGCGGTGCGCCTGGACCCCTGCGTCATGGATGCCCGAACCTGCCTGAAAATGGCCACCATTGACGGGGCAAAAGCCCTGGGGCTGGGTGATGTCACGGGCTCCATAGGCCCGGGAAAGGCTGCGGACATCATTGTGGTGGACACAACCGGTCTTCACATGACGCCCATGCATGACCCCTACTCAGGTCTGGTGTACGCCGCAAGGGCTTCGGATGTCTTCTGGGTGATGGTAGACGGCAAAGTGCGCTTTAACAGGCTCTAA
- a CDS encoding phage tail protein — MPANDKNDKTMAVQDPYRSYNFKLLIGDMTEGHFMECSGMGVKIESISYREAGNNQVVRKIPGPVEYGDIELKYGLTDSRVLWDWFMSGVNGNIERKNVSIQLLDSAGSLPVMQWDLINAWASEWTGAELDAMGKEIAIESVTLVYEALQRAGQSGGNGDKK; from the coding sequence ATGCCGGCAAATGACAAAAACGATAAAACCATGGCTGTTCAAGATCCTTACAGATCATATAATTTCAAACTGTTAATCGGTGACATGACCGAAGGGCACTTTATGGAATGCAGCGGTATGGGTGTTAAAATAGAAAGCATTTCATACCGGGAAGCAGGTAACAATCAGGTTGTGAGAAAAATACCCGGTCCGGTTGAATATGGAGATATTGAACTTAAATACGGTCTTACGGATTCCAGGGTTTTATGGGACTGGTTTATGAGTGGTGTTAACGGAAATATTGAACGAAAAAATGTCTCGATCCAGCTGCTGGACAGCGCAGGAAGCCTGCCTGTGATGCAATGGGACCTGATCAATGCATGGGCCTCGGAATGGACAGGTGCTGAACTTGATGCAATGGGAAAAGAAATCGCAATAGAAAGCGTAACCCTTGTATATGAAGCGCTCCAGCGTGCAGGTCAAAGTGGTGGAAATGGTGATAAAAAGTAA
- the priA gene encoding primosomal protein N', translated as MISTDYIEVAVTLPVNQTFVYGIPDAFRAGACPGMRVLVPFGRRRVTGYILEEKKESGPYKTKDVLDLLDDHPLFPESDIAFFKWVAGYYIYPLGDTIKAALPAGLDCMDVSCAFVTVKGAQALEAAGLPHDEARVLDLAAAKDGVSLKSLARRDPSGAAALRRLEKKDLVRISAVLQKETAGIKMEKFISLPGQTPTQKIRMSAKRQKILSIVREAGEISLTSLKRHVPTAPNLIKPLAQAGWLNVVSRRVFRDPLGEPVTPDTPPELTDEQAAVVKEIQGRADVFSPCLLVGVTGSGKTEVYMRLVADAVEKGRGAIVLVPEIALISQTERRFRARFGEKIAVIHSMLSQGERLDQWRKISLGKVNIVIGARSAIFAPIRDIGIIIVDEEHDYSYKQESGLRYNARDLAVVRAKMHNCPVVLGSATPSVQSCRNVVSEKFFQLELTRRVNNQTLPEITLVDMKKYQGTWGTDSIITPELGRAIRSCLEKGNQALIFLNRRGFSTFPVCASCGKTLGCPHCDVTMTFHKGEDHYKCHLCGHILTSDIQCPDCGTGKIRNLGFGTEKIESMLKSMFPDARVARMDQDSTARKGSTLAILRQIRNRTVDIIVGTQMLAKGHDFPAITLVGVICADLSLSLPDFRASERTFQLLAQVAGRAGRGEEPGRVIMQTFNPDHFTIKAARNQDYLEFFNQETPFRKALMYPPFSRMIQLKISGKNADKTREHARLVADLLERFNTREPQAQILGPIEAAIQKISSRYRWQILIKCVSSINISRMVSAIVRDPAIRKVKSVSVVVDVDPYSLL; from the coding sequence ATGATTTCCACAGACTACATTGAGGTGGCTGTTACCCTGCCTGTGAACCAGACTTTTGTTTACGGGATTCCCGATGCGTTCCGGGCTGGTGCCTGTCCCGGTATGCGGGTGCTGGTGCCCTTTGGACGGCGCAGGGTCACCGGTTATATCCTGGAGGAGAAAAAGGAAAGCGGGCCATATAAGACTAAAGATGTGCTGGATCTGCTGGATGATCACCCTCTGTTTCCCGAATCCGATATTGCTTTTTTTAAATGGGTGGCAGGCTATTATATCTATCCTTTAGGAGACACCATTAAAGCGGCACTGCCCGCCGGTCTGGATTGCATGGATGTCTCCTGTGCCTTTGTCACGGTTAAGGGCGCACAAGCCCTTGAAGCCGCGGGCTTGCCCCATGATGAGGCCCGGGTTCTGGATTTGGCCGCTGCAAAGGACGGGGTCTCTTTAAAATCCCTTGCCCGCCGGGACCCTTCCGGGGCAGCTGCTTTGCGTCGGCTTGAAAAAAAAGACCTGGTGCGGATTTCCGCCGTGCTTCAAAAGGAAACTGCCGGGATTAAAATGGAAAAATTTATTTCCCTGCCCGGGCAAACGCCAACCCAGAAGATTCGGATGTCAGCCAAACGTCAAAAGATTCTTTCCATTGTCCGGGAGGCAGGGGAGATTTCTTTGACCAGTCTTAAGCGGCATGTGCCCACGGCACCAAATTTGATTAAACCCCTGGCCCAGGCCGGGTGGCTGAACGTGGTTAGCCGCCGGGTATTCAGAGACCCTTTAGGGGAGCCGGTAACACCGGACACCCCGCCTGAACTTACCGATGAACAGGCAGCAGTTGTAAAAGAGATCCAAGGGCGTGCAGACGTGTTTTCCCCCTGTCTACTGGTGGGCGTGACCGGATCCGGCAAAACCGAAGTGTATATGCGCCTGGTGGCGGATGCCGTGGAGAAGGGCAGAGGAGCTATTGTTCTGGTGCCGGAAATTGCCCTGATTTCCCAGACCGAGCGGCGTTTTAGAGCAAGGTTTGGTGAGAAAATTGCGGTAATCCACTCCATGCTTTCCCAGGGAGAGCGCCTGGATCAGTGGCGAAAAATAAGCCTTGGCAAGGTCAATATCGTCATTGGTGCCCGATCTGCGATTTTTGCGCCGATCCGGGACATCGGCATTATTATTGTGGATGAGGAACATGACTATTCATATAAACAGGAATCTGGTCTGCGCTATAATGCCCGGGATCTTGCCGTGGTCCGGGCGAAAATGCACAACTGCCCTGTGGTGTTGGGTTCGGCCACGCCTTCGGTGCAGTCCTGCCGGAATGTGGTGTCGGAAAAATTTTTTCAACTGGAATTGACCCGGCGGGTGAACAACCAGACATTGCCTGAAATCACCCTGGTGGATATGAAAAAGTATCAGGGAACCTGGGGGACAGACAGTATCATTACCCCCGAGCTTGGCCGTGCCATCCGTTCCTGCCTTGAAAAGGGAAATCAGGCCTTGATTTTTTTAAACCGCCGGGGGTTTTCAACTTTTCCCGTATGTGCCTCCTGCGGCAAGACCCTGGGCTGCCCCCATTGTGATGTGACCATGACCTTTCACAAGGGCGAGGATCATTATAAGTGCCATTTGTGCGGTCACATTTTAACATCTGACATTCAATGTCCTGACTGTGGCACCGGTAAAATCAGGAATTTGGGGTTTGGCACGGAGAAAATTGAATCCATGCTGAAATCCATGTTTCCCGATGCCCGGGTGGCCCGGATGGACCAGGATTCCACGGCCAGAAAGGGCAGCACCCTGGCGATTTTGCGTCAGATTCGCAACCGTACCGTGGATATTATTGTGGGCACCCAGATGTTGGCCAAGGGGCACGATTTTCCGGCCATTACCCTGGTGGGCGTAATTTGTGCGGATTTAAGCTTAAGTCTGCCCGATTTCAGGGCAAGTGAACGCACGTTTCAGTTGCTGGCCCAGGTGGCGGGCCGGGCCGGCCGGGGAGAGGAACCTGGCCGGGTAATCATGCAGACCTTTAACCCGGATCATTTCACCATTAAAGCCGCCCGCAATCAGGATTACCTTGAATTTTTCAATCAAGAAACCCCCTTTAGAAAGGCGTTGATGTATCCGCCGTTTTCCCGGATGATCCAGCTCAAGATTTCAGGAAAAAATGCAGATAAGACAAGGGAACATGCCCGGCTTGTCGCAGATCTCCTTGAACGGTTTAATACCCGGGAACCCCAAGCCCAGATTCTAGGACCCATTGAAGCGGCCATCCAGAAAATTTCGTCCCGGTACAGATGGCAAATTCTTATTAAATGTGTTTCATCGATTAATATCAGCCGGATGGTGTCTGCCATCGTCCGGGACCCGGCCATCCGGAAAGTGAAATCCGTCTCTGTTGTTGTAGATGTGGATCCTTATTCCCTGCTTTAG
- a CDS encoding helix-turn-helix domain-containing protein yields the protein MRERKEDIPLLARYFLSTESKKAKISEKKISPEVIHHLVAYAWPGNIRELENLIRYLMVTAQDEVIRPGDLPEHILKANPNESTKNIHPMDLDLQTNEAQHLLDISAMTWPDLEKAYVKALMEKFNWNITWAAKASGINRSTFASRMRKLDIHRSTGPPS from the coding sequence TTGCGGGAACGAAAGGAAGATATTCCGTTGCTGGCCCGGTATTTTCTAAGCACCGAAAGCAAAAAGGCAAAAATTTCCGAAAAAAAAATATCCCCTGAAGTCATACACCATCTGGTCGCGTATGCATGGCCGGGGAATATCCGGGAACTGGAAAATCTTATCCGGTATTTAATGGTTACAGCCCAAGACGAGGTGATAAGACCGGGGGATTTACCCGAACATATCCTTAAAGCCAATCCAAATGAGAGCACAAAAAACATACATCCAATGGATTTAGATCTCCAAACAAATGAGGCCCAACACCTGTTGGATATTTCGGCCATGACCTGGCCGGATCTTGAAAAGGCCTATGTCAAGGCACTCATGGAAAAATTTAACTGGAATATCACTTGGGCGGCAAAGGCGTCGGGCATCAATCGCTCAACCTTTGCCTCGCGCATGCGAAAACTTGACATTCATCGGAGTACAGGGCCACCATCCTAA
- a CDS encoding sigma-54-dependent Fis family transcriptional regulator produces the protein MDNTKNKSSQEKYDLFKELDPNILQKKFLNALLKIQNVRRGSIWIKRGRTYVCVEAAGTDSENIVGITLDADSPSIVGWVIENGKMTIAKAGSDHRHNREVEAHFAIKSSQILCFPLLVDGQVFGAVQIIDTHPDGIHLNLDSSYLSHVQNLVEICSIALGNALSYAREQKKNRRLSSTLSRIEKENTIIGQSKAFHTSMELVKSYADTDFNVLITGESGTGKELVAERLHRDSARVDYPFLAQNCSAIPETLLESELFGYKKGAFTGAARDRAGLFEAADGGTVFLDEIGDMPMGTQAGLLRVLQKNEIKPLGSSRVQFINVRIIAATNKDLVGMIRENQFRQDLAITACPYCRFTCRHCGNERKIFRCWPGIF, from the coding sequence ATGGACAATACAAAAAATAAATCATCCCAGGAGAAGTATGACCTGTTCAAGGAACTGGACCCGAACATTCTTCAAAAAAAATTTCTTAATGCCCTGCTGAAAATCCAGAATGTCAGGCGTGGATCAATCTGGATCAAACGGGGCAGGACCTATGTCTGTGTTGAGGCCGCCGGTACTGACAGCGAAAATATTGTGGGGATTACCCTGGATGCAGACTCACCCTCCATTGTGGGCTGGGTAATTGAAAACGGTAAGATGACCATCGCCAAAGCAGGCTCCGACCACCGTCACAACCGCGAGGTGGAAGCGCATTTCGCCATAAAGAGCAGCCAGATCCTGTGTTTTCCCTTACTGGTAGACGGACAGGTCTTTGGGGCGGTACAGATCATTGACACCCACCCTGACGGCATTCATCTCAATCTGGATTCTTCATACCTTTCCCATGTTCAAAACCTGGTTGAAATCTGTTCCATAGCCCTGGGCAACGCCCTAAGTTATGCCAGGGAACAGAAAAAAAATCGCAGGCTTTCATCGACCCTGTCCAGAATTGAAAAGGAAAATACCATTATCGGCCAGAGCAAAGCTTTCCACACAAGCATGGAGCTTGTCAAAAGCTATGCAGACACCGACTTCAATGTGCTGATAACAGGCGAAAGCGGCACCGGCAAGGAACTTGTGGCAGAACGCCTGCACAGGGACAGCGCCAGAGTGGATTATCCCTTCCTGGCCCAGAACTGCTCTGCCATTCCTGAAACCCTTCTGGAAAGCGAATTGTTCGGATATAAAAAAGGCGCATTTACCGGTGCAGCCCGGGACCGGGCCGGATTGTTTGAAGCTGCTGACGGCGGTACAGTGTTCCTGGATGAAATCGGGGATATGCCCATGGGCACCCAGGCCGGGCTTTTGCGGGTGCTGCAGAAAAATGAGATCAAACCATTGGGGTCCAGCCGGGTCCAATTTATTAATGTCAGAATCATTGCAGCCACAAATAAGGACCTTGTTGGAATGATCCGGGAGAACCAATTCAGGCAGGACCTTGCTATTACCGCTTGTCCATACTGCCGATTCACCTGCCGCCATTGCGGGAACGAAAGGAAGATATTCCGTTGCTGGCCCGGTATTTTCTAA
- the yaaA gene encoding peroxide stress protein YaaA, with product MLSIMSPSKTMDLNCRSCVLQTHPHFISEARELSSRLKELSPADLEELMKISPRLAALTHKRFQAFSGSTVNDVARQALLVYKGDAFQELDVDRYEDQDFNFAQKHIRILSGLYGLLRPLDLIEPHRLEIATRLSGPWGKNLYEFWTDRITQRLNTELEESDGAPVLVNLASNEYVKALKRKSLNAARITIQFKEKKETGFKVIAIHAKRARGLLADFIIREKIIKPESLKEFTCNGYAFNPELSTSENWIFSRE from the coding sequence ATGCTCAGCATTATGTCCCCGTCTAAGACCATGGATCTTAATTGCAGATCCTGCGTTCTTCAAACCCATCCCCATTTCATCTCCGAAGCCCGGGAGCTTTCATCCCGGCTGAAAGAACTATCGCCGGCAGACCTGGAAGAATTAATGAAAATCAGCCCCAGGCTGGCAGCTTTGACCCACAAAAGGTTCCAGGCCTTTTCCGGAAGCACGGTGAATGACGTTGCCCGCCAGGCGCTTCTGGTATACAAAGGAGATGCGTTTCAGGAACTGGACGTTGACCGTTACGAAGATCAGGATTTTAATTTTGCCCAGAAGCATATACGGATATTATCCGGTCTTTACGGCCTTCTACGCCCCCTGGACCTCATTGAACCCCACCGCCTGGAAATCGCCACCCGGCTTTCAGGCCCCTGGGGGAAAAATTTATATGAATTCTGGACAGACCGGATTACCCAAAGACTCAACACTGAGCTGGAAGAATCAGACGGCGCTCCTGTCCTTGTCAACCTGGCGTCTAATGAATACGTTAAGGCACTTAAACGCAAAAGCCTGAACGCAGCGCGTATCACCATCCAGTTCAAAGAAAAAAAAGAAACCGGTTTTAAGGTTATTGCCATACATGCCAAAAGGGCCCGGGGACTTTTGGCTGATTTCATCATCCGGGAAAAGATCATTAAACCAGAATCATTGAAAGAGTTTACCTGCAATGGATATGCATTCAACCCGGAGCTTTCAACATCAGAAAACTGGATATTTTCCAGGGAATGA
- a CDS encoding phage tail sheath subtilisin-like domain-containing protein yields MALSYQTPGIYVEETASGPRPIEAVGTSTVGFIGTAPNDSAHVNELVPVTNWLQFVKEFVSDGDQSTGLSQAVFGFFQNCSGLCYIVNVGKDGTLSGSSAAGREGLDLFEEIDEIAIVAAPGYTDPASYDAVLTHCEKMKDRVAVLDAPKQVALFNNLTKVAAPKPTTGSSDGSDDSPAAPAPKEKGLRARTSDSGFGAFYFPWLVVKDPLSPKKMVTVPPSGHIAGIYARVDSTRGVHKAPANEPIRGALDLAYRVTREEQGELNINGVNCIRFFPGQGIRVWGARTLAESSSEWKYINVRRLFNMIEESIARSTQWVVFEPNDATLWNSIKRDVSAFLTMLWRQGALKGTTPEEAFFVKCDGETNPSDMINAGMVVTVIGIAPVKPAEFVIFKIGQSEGGIETSEEE; encoded by the coding sequence ATGGCTTTAAGCTACCAGACCCCGGGCATCTATGTTGAAGAAACAGCATCAGGCCCAAGGCCGATTGAGGCAGTTGGTACAAGTACCGTAGGTTTTATTGGAACGGCGCCAAATGATAGCGCACATGTAAATGAGCTTGTCCCTGTAACAAACTGGCTTCAGTTTGTAAAAGAATTTGTTTCGGATGGTGATCAGAGCACTGGGCTTTCCCAGGCAGTGTTCGGTTTTTTTCAAAACTGCAGCGGCCTTTGTTATATAGTTAATGTCGGGAAAGACGGAACTCTTTCCGGAAGCAGCGCGGCCGGACGTGAGGGCCTTGACCTTTTTGAAGAAATTGACGAAATTGCCATTGTTGCTGCGCCCGGATACACGGACCCTGCATCCTATGATGCTGTTTTAACGCATTGTGAAAAAATGAAAGACAGGGTGGCGGTGCTTGACGCCCCCAAACAGGTAGCGCTGTTTAACAACCTTACAAAAGTGGCTGCACCAAAACCAACAACCGGTTCAAGTGATGGTTCGGATGATAGTCCCGCCGCGCCGGCGCCTAAAGAAAAAGGGCTGCGTGCCAGAACATCGGACAGCGGTTTTGGCGCATTTTATTTTCCTTGGCTTGTTGTAAAAGATCCGCTTTCACCTAAAAAAATGGTTACAGTCCCGCCTTCAGGGCACATCGCAGGAATATACGCAAGGGTTGATTCCACAAGGGGCGTTCATAAGGCACCGGCCAATGAACCGATCCGGGGTGCTCTGGATCTTGCTTACCGTGTCACCCGTGAGGAACAAGGAGAGCTGAACATTAACGGCGTGAACTGCATTCGGTTTTTCCCGGGTCAGGGAATCAGGGTATGGGGAGCCAGAACCCTTGCTGAAAGCAGCAGCGAATGGAAGTACATTAACGTAAGGCGCCTTTTTAACATGATTGAAGAATCCATTGCCAGAAGCACACAGTGGGTGGTTTTTGAACCCAATGATGCAACCTTATGGAATTCCATTAAACGGGATGTATCCGCTTTTCTAACCATGCTCTGGAGACAGGGTGCACTTAAAGGCACTACGCCGGAAGAAGCATTTTTTGTTAAGTGTGATGGGGAAACCAATCCTTCTGATATGATCAATGCCGGAATGGTCGTGACGGTTATAGGCATCGCCCCTGTAAAACCCGCTGAGTTTGTCATCTTTAAAATAGGACAGTCTGAAGGCGGTATAGAAACAAGTGAAGAAGAATAA